From a region of the Flavobacterium sediminilitoris genome:
- a CDS encoding DNA/RNA non-specific endonuclease — protein sequence MCKNKMAILLIMTVLMGACNQNRTTQNNEFGTQNNEITVFDYLPSNTTGAVYKHKTYTLSYAEEYEQAEWVAYVLKESDIKNTDYKRPYFEIDPEILTGAAHWRNYKRSGYNKGHLCPAGDRRGSYEDYEETFLTSNIAPQKYDFNAGIWNRLEQKVRYWAKGQDSLYVVTGGVLTPDLETIGFENVAVPKYFYKILLSKDQKNMIGFLVPNEASEKPLYSFITSVDKIEQLTGIDFFPALEDAIEDELEAKTDYTGWIF from the coding sequence ATGTGCAAAAATAAAATGGCTATTTTGTTGATTATGACAGTGCTTATGGGGGCATGTAACCAGAATAGGACAACACAAAATAATGAATTTGGAACACAAAATAACGAAATAACAGTATTTGATTACTTACCTTCAAATACTACAGGAGCTGTTTATAAGCATAAAACGTATACTCTTTCTTATGCTGAAGAATATGAGCAAGCAGAGTGGGTGGCTTATGTGTTAAAGGAGAGTGATATAAAAAATACAGATTATAAGCGTCCTTATTTCGAAATAGATCCAGAAATATTAACGGGAGCGGCTCACTGGCGAAACTATAAAAGATCGGGGTATAATAAGGGGCATTTGTGCCCAGCAGGAGATAGAAGAGGGAGTTATGAGGATTATGAAGAAACGTTTTTAACGTCAAATATAGCGCCTCAAAAGTACGATTTTAATGCAGGAATATGGAATAGACTAGAGCAAAAAGTGCGCTATTGGGCAAAAGGACAAGATAGCTTATATGTGGTTACAGGCGGTGTTTTAACGCCTGATTTGGAAACTATTGGTTTTGAAAATGTTGCTGTACCTAAATATTTTTATAAAATACTATTGTCTAAAGATCAAAAAAATATGATTGGGTTTTTAGTACCAAATGAAGCTTCTGAAAAACCATTATATAGCTTTATTACTTCGGTAGACAAAATAGAACAGCTTACAGGTATTGATTTCTTTCCAGCATTAGAGGATGCTATTGAAGATGAATTAGAAGCGAAAACAGACTATACAGGATGGATATTTTAA